Proteins encoded within one genomic window of Halocatena marina:
- a CDS encoding glycosyltransferase family 4 protein, whose translation MSERLDVGFVPAECPGAAGTGAVRTSTLLIERLSNYHDLTVYVSSQMDASSADLPAEDRVEYVIHDKLPKLPHPLTNKIETLREESHALNQHELVHSYSSAFIPVLADLDVPTLSTINSYLPVCPKADMMYHGEQKCSGPGRVKCANCIPATALKRRQGLDEELRGGYVALGQIGFVHESLDRSWDIDAYHALSPHLVEDFGKIGFPDERIEVIPHFYDETFEVENTEGRSKPEAGRAVKLLYVGALQDIKGVHVLVRGVAEILQRGYDATLQIAGSGPLEKRLHELARELDVDDQIEWLGYVDHDELTTIYDKADAFVYSGLLDEPFGRVLLEALSTRTPIIASDVGSTDYIVGPAGQRFTPGDETALADAFERLIENYDTHYDAIPDHLERFAPETIEKKFSDRYHDVASMTD comes from the coding sequence GTGAGTGAGCGACTCGACGTTGGATTCGTCCCTGCCGAGTGTCCAGGAGCAGCAGGGACGGGAGCCGTTAGAACATCCACACTGCTCATCGAGCGCCTATCGAACTACCACGACTTGACCGTGTACGTATCGAGTCAGATGGATGCGTCGTCGGCTGATCTTCCAGCCGAGGACCGCGTTGAATACGTCATTCACGACAAACTCCCAAAGCTACCCCACCCACTCACGAACAAGATCGAGACACTCCGAGAAGAGAGCCACGCGCTCAATCAACACGAATTGGTTCATTCCTACTCGTCAGCATTTATTCCTGTTCTCGCCGACTTGGATGTTCCAACACTTTCGACGATTAATTCATATCTCCCGGTCTGCCCGAAAGCAGATATGATGTACCATGGCGAACAGAAGTGTTCGGGGCCGGGCCGGGTGAAATGTGCGAACTGCATCCCAGCGACTGCCCTCAAACGCCGACAGGGTCTCGATGAAGAACTCCGAGGTGGGTATGTTGCACTCGGTCAGATTGGTTTCGTTCACGAATCCCTCGATCGTTCGTGGGATATCGATGCGTATCACGCGCTGTCACCACACCTCGTGGAAGACTTCGGAAAAATCGGATTTCCTGACGAGCGAATTGAGGTAATCCCACACTTCTATGATGAAACATTCGAGGTGGAAAACACCGAAGGACGCTCGAAACCGGAAGCTGGGCGAGCGGTGAAACTTCTCTATGTAGGTGCACTACAGGATATTAAGGGAGTGCACGTGCTCGTACGCGGTGTAGCAGAGATACTTCAGCGTGGATACGACGCAACGTTACAGATTGCAGGCTCGGGACCGCTGGAAAAGCGACTTCACGAGCTCGCCCGAGAACTCGATGTCGACGATCAGATCGAGTGGCTCGGATACGTCGATCACGACGAGTTGACTACAATCTACGACAAGGCGGACGCGTTCGTATACTCAGGTTTACTCGATGAGCCGTTCGGGCGGGTACTACTAGAAGCACTATCGACACGGACGCCGATCATCGCCTCCGACGTGGGAAGCACCGACTACATCGTTGGACCAGCAGGACAGCGATTTACACCCGGAGACGAGACTGCTCTCGCAGACGCCTTCGAACGACTTATCGAGAACTACGACACACACTACGACGCCATCCCTGACCATCTCGAACGGTTTGCGCCCGAAACCATCGAGAAAAAATTCTCAGATCGGTATCACGACGTTGCATCGATGACAGATTGA